One window of Glycine soja cultivar W05 unplaced genomic scaffold, ASM419377v2 tig00014833_1_pilon, whole genome shotgun sequence genomic DNA carries:
- the LOC114404257 gene encoding BTB/POZ and MATH domain-containing protein 4-like → MSRAMCNPSMVSRSVLGSQTSSKSVTETMSGSHEFVIKGYSLTKGMGIGKYIVSETFIVGGFQWAIYFFPDGRDPKDNAAYVSVFVALHSKSTNVRALFDLTLLDLCKKGEHKVHSHFSHSLTIGPYTLINHGSMWGYTRFFKRRHLETSNFLKDDCLKINCTIAVLVSSIDSSQLNTIQVPESDIGEHFGMLLEDEESFDVTFSVGGERFHAHKLVLAARSTMFETQFFNAMKKDDQEIVVIDMEPKVFKALLHFVYRDTLLEDEELFMLDSSFFPSLSESFIAKLLAAGEKYGLPRLMLMCESILCKDISVDSVAYIFALADHYCATHLKSICQKFSAENFDAVMHSDGFEYLKKNCPLLQSELLKTGVGCEKEFS, encoded by the exons ATGTCGCGTGCGATGTGCAACCCATCAATGGTGAGTAGGAGTGTTCTAGGGTCCCAAACGAGTTCAAAATCGGTGACAGAGACAATGAGTGGTTCCCACGAGTTTGTGATCAAGGGTTACTCACTAACGAAAGGAATGGGCATTGGGAAATACATCGTGAGTGAGACTTTCATAGTGGGAGGGTTCCAATGGGCCATATACTTTTTCCCTGATGGTAGGGACCCCAAAGATAATGCCGCTTATGTCTCTGTCTTCGTTGCACTCCATTCCAAGAGCACCAATGTTCGTGCGTTGTTCGATCTCACGTTGCTCGACCTATGCAAGAAAGGAGAGCACAAGGTTCATAGCCACTTCAGTCACTCCCTCACGATTGGGCCTTACACTCTCATAAACCATGGCAGCATGTG GGGCTATACGCGGTTTTTCAAACGGAGACACCTTGAGACGTCAAATTTTCTCAAGGATGATTGCTTGAAGATAAATTGCACTATTGCGGTTTTAGTGTCGTCCATAGATTCTTCTCAGTTAAACACAATACAGGTTCCTGAATCTGATATTGGTGAACATTTTGGGATGTTGTTAGAGGATGAGGAATCATTTGATGTTACTTTCTCGGTTGGTGGAGAAAGGTTTCATGCTCATAAGCTTGTATTGGCAGCTCGATCAACCATGTTTGaaactcaattttttaatgCTATGAAGAAGGATGATCAGGAGATAGTTGTTATTGACATGGAACCTAAGGTTTTCAAG GCTTTACTTCATTTTGTTTATAGAGACACTCTTTTGGAAGATGAAGAGCTCTTTATGTTGGATTCGTCATTCTTTCCTTCGTTGTCTGAATCATTTATAGCAAAGTTGTTAGCTGCTGGAGAAAAGTATGGTTTGCCAAGACTAATGTTAATGTGTGAATCTATACTTTGTAAAGACATATCTGTAGATTCTGTTGCCTATATTTTTGCTCTTGCGGACCATTATTGTGCTACCCACTTGAAGTCCATCTGTCAAAAATTTTCTGCTGAAAACTTTGATG CGGTGATGCATTCTGATGGTTTTGAGTATCTTAAGAAAAATTGCCCATT